The Gemmatimonadaceae bacterium genome contains the following window.
CTCGTACGAGCGGTACTGGAGCGAGCCGGTGCGCGCGCTGATGCGGCGATATCGCGGTCTCGACACCCAGCGCGAGCCGATGAACGTCCGGTACGTCGGTTCGCTCGTCGCCGACTTCCATCGCAACCTGCTCGGCGGCGGCGTCTTCGCGTATCCGGCGAACACCAGGAGTCCCTCCGGCAAGCTGCGCCTGCTCTACGAGTGCAATCCGCTGGCGTTCATCTGCGAACAGGCCGGGGGCGCCGCCACGAACGGCCGCCAGCGGCTCATGGACGTTGTCCCCACGGAGCTGCACCAGCGCGCGCCGCTGTATATCGGGAGCAAGCGCGATGTCGATTGCGCGACGAAGCTCCTGGAGGCGGAGCAGTAGTGGCGGACGCCCACTCGCCGTCCGGCATACCGGTCGCGACCGTTTACGGCGCGGCGGACGTGCCCGCCGGCACCGCCGAGGCGCTCGGCGCTCCGGGGGAGTTCCCGTTCACGCGCGGCATCCAGCCGACGATGTACCGGGGTCGTCTGTGGACGATGCGGCAATATGCCGGCTTCGGAACCGCCGCCGAGACCAATCGACGGTTCAAGCTGCTGCTTGATGCCGGCCAGACCGGATTGTCGGTCGCCTTCGACTTGCCGACCCAGATGGGAATCGACAGCGACAGTCCGCGCGCGCTTGGCGAGGTCGGCCGCGTGGGCGTGGCCATCGACACCGTGGAGGACATGCACCTCCTGCTCGCGGACCTGCCGCTGGACAAGGTCAGCACGTCGATGACCATCAACGCCACGGCGTCGACGCTGCTGGCGATGTACATCGTGGTCGCGGAGGAGCGGGGGATCGCGCGCCATCAGCTCGGCGGGACCATCCAGAACGACATCCTCAAGGAGTATGTGGCGCGCGGCACGTACGTGTATCCGCCGGCGCCGTCGCTCGCGCTCATCGCCGAGACGTTCCGGTTCTGCGCGGCGGAAGTGCCGCAGTGGAACCCGATTTCCATCTCGGGCTACCACATGCGCGAGGCGGGAGCGACCGCGGTGCAGGAGATCGCCTTCACCTTCGCCAATGCCCTGGCCTACGTGCGCGCCGCATTGGACGCCGGCCTCGCGGTGGACCAGTTCGCGCCGCGCCTGTCGTTCTTCTTCGCCTGCCACAACGACCTGTTCGAGGAAGTGGCCAAGTTCCGCGCGGCGCGCCGGCTCTGGGCGCGCCTCATGCGGGAGCGGTACGCCGCGGATGACGCGAGTTGCCGCATGCGCTTCCACACCCAGACCGGCGGCGTGACGCTCACCGCGCAGCAGCCCCTGAACAACGTGGTCCGCGTGGCGGTGCAGACACTGGCGGCGACGCTTGGCGGCACGCAGTCGCTGCACACCAACGGCTACGACGAGGCGCTGGCGCTTCCCACGGCGGCGGCGGCCACGCTCGCGCTGCGCACGCAGCAGATCGTCGCCCACGAGAGCGGCGTCGCGCAGACCGTGGACCCGCTGGCGGGATCGTACTACGTGGAATCGCTGACGAACGAACTCGAGACGCGCGCCCTTGCGCTCCTCGACCAGGTCGAGTCGCTCGGCGGGGCGGCGAGCGCCATCGAGGCCGGCTTCATGCAGGACGAGATCGGCAAGAGCGCGTACGCCTTCCAGCTGGGCGTCGAATCGGGACAGACGGTGGTTGTCGGCGTGAACCGGTTCAGCGACGGCACCGCGCCTCCGGTGATTCCGGCCCCGGACTTCACGCAGCTGGCCGCGGAACAGACGGCGCGACTGGCGTCGGTGAAGCAGTCGCGGGACGGCGGCGCCGTGGCGCGGTGCCTGCAGTCCCTCGAGACCACCGTGCGCGCCGGCGAGCGGCGGCTGATGCCGCTGATCATCGATGCGGTGCGCGCCCGCGCCAGCGTCGGCGAGATCAGCGATGCACTGGAACGCGTGTGGGGGCGGTACAGGTAAGATTGAGGACCTGGATTCCGGATTTCGATCGAGGATCGAGAATTCGGAATCCGATCGGCGATGACTGCAACGGCGTGCTGGCGCCGGCGTGCTTATGCCGGCGGGCGTGCGCCGGTGGGCTTGCGCCGGCGCGCCTGCGCCTCAATCGCCATTCGCTGTCCTCAGTCGCAATCCTCGATCGCAGTCCGAATTCCAAATCCAAAATCGTCGTGTACTCAGCTTGCCTCTTCTGCCACGCCGATCTCGGTCGCAACGAAGTCGTGGAGCACTTTCCGGTCGGCCGCCGCCTCGCCTACGACCTGGCCAATGGTCGGCTCTGGGTGATCTGCGCGGCGTGCAAGCGCTGGAACCTCACGCCGGTCGAGGAACGCTGGGAGGCGATCGAGGAGTGCGAGCGGCTTTTCGAGGGGACGCGCCTGCGGATGAGCACCGACCACATCGGCCTGGCGCGCATCGCCGAAGGAACGGAGCTCGTGCGCGTCGGCGCGGCGCTGCGGCCCGAGATGGCGGCGTGGCGGTTCGGGGCGCAGCTGGCGGCGCGACGGCGGCAGTACCGGTGGCTGGTGGCCGGGAGCGTCGTCGCAATCGGGGGCGTCTACGCGGG
Protein-coding sequences here:
- a CDS encoding methylmalonyl-CoA mutase family protein — encoded protein: MADAHSPSGIPVATVYGAADVPAGTAEALGAPGEFPFTRGIQPTMYRGRLWTMRQYAGFGTAAETNRRFKLLLDAGQTGLSVAFDLPTQMGIDSDSPRALGEVGRVGVAIDTVEDMHLLLADLPLDKVSTSMTINATASTLLAMYIVVAEERGIARHQLGGTIQNDILKEYVARGTYVYPPAPSLALIAETFRFCAAEVPQWNPISISGYHMREAGATAVQEIAFTFANALAYVRAALDAGLAVDQFAPRLSFFFACHNDLFEEVAKFRAARRLWARLMRERYAADDASCRMRFHTQTGGVTLTAQQPLNNVVRVAVQTLAATLGGTQSLHTNGYDEALALPTAAAATLALRTQQIVAHESGVAQTVDPLAGSYYVESLTNELETRALALLDQVESLGGAASAIEAGFMQDEIGKSAYAFQLGVESGQTVVVGVNRFSDGTAPPVIPAPDFTQLAAEQTARLASVKQSRDGGAVARCLQSLETTVRAGERRLMPLIIDAVRARASVGEISDALERVWGRYR